In Atribacterota bacterium, one genomic interval encodes:
- a CDS encoding Sir2 family NAD-dependent protein deacetylase: MPWLVLTGAGISTESGIPDFRTPSSGLWAKHNPMEILSRDVLLSKPQIFYQVGFQVLMSFQDAQPNEAHFILAEWEKKGWIVGVVTQNIDGLHKKAGSKRVMEIHGHLRSGSCLRCGESVPMEVLKEKTARGEIPPRCRCGGILRPDVVLFGDLLPPSFEEAVLLAHRYPLLVIGSSLQVSPANFLPTYAPHLVIVNIGETPFDRRARWVLRDRASVVLHRLYEAIEE, translated from the coding sequence ATTCCCTGGCTGGTTCTGACCGGGGCAGGGATTTCCACGGAAAGCGGTATTCCCGATTTTCGGACACCTTCTTCAGGTCTTTGGGCGAAACATAACCCCATGGAGATTCTCTCCAGGGATGTGCTTTTGTCAAAACCTCAAATTTTTTATCAGGTGGGATTTCAAGTTCTTATGTCCTTTCAGGATGCCCAGCCCAACGAGGCACATTTCATCCTGGCCGAGTGGGAAAAGAAGGGTTGGATTGTTGGCGTAGTGACCCAAAATATCGACGGTCTGCACAAAAAAGCCGGTTCTAAGAGGGTAATGGAAATCCACGGCCATCTTCGTTCGGGGTCGTGTCTACGCTGTGGAGAGAGTGTGCCGATGGAAGTCCTGAAAGAGAAAACCGCAAGAGGGGAAATCCCTCCGCGGTGCCGATGTGGTGGGATTTTGCGCCCGGATGTGGTTCTTTTTGGAGATTTGCTCCCACCCTCTTTTGAGGAGGCGGTACTCCTCGCACATCGGTATCCACTATTGGTTATCGGTTCGAGTCTTCAGGTTTCCCCAGCCAATTTTTTGCCGACTTATGCCCCGCATCTTGTGATTGTGAATATTGGTGAGACTCCTTTTGACCGTAGAGCTCGGTGGGTGTTACGGGACAGGGCTAGCGTAGTTCTTCACCGGCTTTATGAGGCGATAGAAGAGTAA
- a CDS encoding YdcF family protein: MFFLQKIGGAFLEPPGLFLLGCLIWLCMPSRTKKHAFLTLLAFMYLISTGLGTRLLYPYFDFPHPPEKGKPEAIVILGGGTLFDQRTGMQTLHPISAMRLLQGYFLFQKEHLPCVVSGGTLWGKEPQGEGELMQEFLLRLGVPAEKIIVENRARTTWENAQFVTPLLKECGITTFYLVSSQAHLRRALFAFTHFYPESDPIPVPAHPVCDRKPITLEDFLPSSEALSVFSSFFHEWWGLLFYRLIKPVKNYASPVP, encoded by the coding sequence ATGTTTTTTCTTCAGAAAATCGGTGGCGCGTTTCTCGAACCTCCTGGACTTTTCCTCCTGGGGTGTCTTATCTGGCTCTGTATGCCGTCAAGAACCAAAAAACATGCTTTCCTCACTCTTCTTGCCTTCATGTATCTCATTTCCACCGGGCTGGGTACACGCTTGCTCTATCCCTACTTCGATTTCCCTCATCCTCCTGAAAAAGGAAAACCTGAAGCCATCGTCATTTTAGGTGGAGGCACACTCTTTGACCAGAGAACCGGAATGCAAACGCTCCATCCTATTTCAGCCATGCGCCTTTTACAGGGTTATTTCCTGTTTCAGAAGGAACATTTACCCTGTGTGGTGAGCGGTGGCACACTATGGGGGAAAGAACCGCAAGGCGAAGGAGAACTCATGCAGGAATTCCTCCTTCGCCTTGGAGTCCCGGCAGAAAAAATCATCGTAGAAAACCGTGCGCGAACCACCTGGGAAAATGCCCAGTTCGTGACCCCCCTTCTCAAAGAATGTGGCATTACCACATTTTACCTGGTTTCTTCCCAGGCCCATCTTCGCCGAGCGTTATTCGCTTTTACCCACTTTTACCCTGAAAGTGACCCCATTCCGGTGCCGGCCCACCCGGTATGTGACCGAAAACCAATCACCCTGGAAGATTTTTTACCTTCTTCTGAAGCCCTATCCGTCTTTTCATCGTTTTTCCACGAATGGTGGGGGTTACTCTTCTATCGCCTCATAAAGCCGGTGAAGAACTACGCTAGCCCTGTCCCGTAA
- a CDS encoding DUF190 domain-containing protein — translation MKREEEAVLLRIFIGEQDRYKGKPLYQYLVEVFRQEGLSGTTVFRGIAGFGKKSILQSTSILRLSTDLPIVVEVVDKEEKIERVKPILDKAVKEGLVTEEKVRIILYEGNSHQDNPKKETAR, via the coding sequence ATGAAAAGAGAGGAAGAAGCAGTCCTTTTGCGCATCTTTATCGGTGAACAGGATCGGTATAAAGGGAAACCGCTCTATCAGTATCTGGTGGAAGTGTTTCGTCAGGAAGGCCTGAGCGGTACCACCGTCTTCCGGGGAATTGCCGGATTCGGGAAAAAAAGCATTCTTCAGAGCACTTCTATTCTTCGCCTCTCCACCGATTTACCCATCGTGGTTGAGGTGGTCGACAAAGAAGAAAAAATTGAGAGAGTGAAGCCCATCCTTGATAAAGCTGTGAAAGAGGGGCTGGTTACCGAAGAAAAAGTACGCATCATTCTCTACGAAGGGAATTCGCACCAGGACAACCCTAAAAAGGAAACCGCTCGCTAA
- a CDS encoding CrcB family protein: protein MRDVLLVSFGGAIGALLRFIVGDIIQKNTLNFPLSTFVINVVGSFLLSVLMYSAEYGGLVSREVRIFLAIGVLGAFTTFSSLEYESLRLLEAGEHLFFLLDLLGNVVFGFGACLFGKIVATIIWR from the coding sequence ATGAGAGACGTGCTTTTGGTAAGCTTTGGTGGTGCTATTGGAGCACTACTTCGTTTCATCGTCGGGGACATAATCCAAAAAAATACTTTGAATTTTCCCCTGAGCACCTTCGTCATCAACGTCGTGGGTAGCTTTCTACTGAGTGTTCTCATGTACTCAGCCGAATACGGAGGCCTGGTAAGCCGGGAGGTTCGCATTTTCCTTGCTATCGGTGTTCTCGGAGCGTTTACCACTTTTTCTTCGCTCGAATATGAATCGTTACGACTTCTCGAGGCGGGGGAACATCTCTTCTTCCTCTTGGACCTTCTGGGCAACGTGGTTTTTGGGTTCGGAGCCTGCCTTTTTGGTAAAATAGTGGCAACCATAATCTGGAGATAA